The Bacillus sp. Y1 genome has a window encoding:
- the fabI gene encoding enoyl-ACP reductase FabI: protein MNLSLKGKNIVVMGVANKRSIAWGIARSLHDAGANLIFTYAGERFENEVRKLVETLEGQQSLLIPCDVTSDEDIAKCFSSIKEQVGTIHGIAHCIAFANKEELQGEYMNTTRDGFLLAHNISSYSLTAVAKEARELMSEGGSIVTLTYLGGERVIKNYNVMGVAKASLEASVRYLANDLGPNNIRVNSISAGPIRTLSAKGISDFNLILKEIEENSPLRHATTQEEVGDTALFLFSDLSRGMTGENLHVDSGYHLLSR from the coding sequence ATGAACCTTTCTTTAAAAGGAAAAAATATAGTTGTAATGGGCGTTGCTAATAAGCGTAGTATCGCATGGGGGATTGCTCGCTCTTTACATGATGCGGGAGCAAACTTAATCTTCACGTATGCAGGAGAGAGGTTTGAAAATGAAGTTCGTAAATTAGTTGAAACGTTAGAAGGTCAACAATCTCTTCTAATTCCTTGTGACGTTACTTCTGATGAGGACATCGCAAAATGCTTCTCATCGATCAAAGAACAAGTTGGAACAATTCATGGTATTGCTCACTGTATCGCGTTCGCAAACAAAGAAGAACTGCAAGGGGAATACATGAATACAACTAGAGATGGTTTCTTACTAGCTCATAATATTAGCTCTTATTCATTAACAGCGGTTGCGAAAGAGGCAAGAGAGCTAATGTCAGAAGGTGGAAGCATTGTTACGCTAACATACCTTGGTGGAGAGCGAGTAATTAAAAATTACAATGTAATGGGTGTTGCAAAGGCTTCTCTAGAAGCAAGTGTAAGATACTTAGCCAATGATTTAGGACCAAACAATATTCGTGTGAATTCTATTTCGGCTGGACCAATTAGAACATTATCAGCTAAGGGGATTAGCGATTTTAATTTGATTCTTAAGGAAATTGAAGAGAACTCTCCTCTAAGGCATGCAACAACACAGGAAGAGGTTGGGGATACAGCACTGTTCCTATTTAGCGACCTGTCACGCGGAATGACTGGTGAAAATCTACATGTAGATTCTGGATACCACTTACTATCTAGATAA